From the Brassica napus cultivar Da-Ae chromosome A8, Da-Ae, whole genome shotgun sequence genome, one window contains:
- the LOC106393977 gene encoding flocculation protein FLO11 isoform X1, with protein MDYDDSDFQNQNLHLAGEANTKFPPVSLPRFDFDEHLRFDSLVETEAFLGIEGNEDSNWIEDFSRASSGVVFSSAATESCAISRHTNVWSEATSSESVEMLLNSVGQDDQVIVREKDNSIRKSGELGCTMDQFEPGLETILSKEETPTNPSVDDTPGDSCKTDAAQEQVPLKDDSPTLVEEEPEDNAILASNTAAVPVEVVDTACHDKIGTETTHSLLDQTVAENNAVLAHVSSAGLDSVGTETTDSVHNQTLTEEASMEENSVVLPSDTGTVEAVDTGGHANIRTETTDSLLDQTEDEANTESRMEIDCSHGTVQTGVSASGELNNHNQTTLLPEVFNDENDISDHTAKSDLKDMELSDVTVLERGDQALSALEVAEPDVSGTQCQDLPVSSANTSGTVEASLELTGVLPNITSSEHESTFQTQTHTEIPRVETSESVHVSLMDSMVESTYGDVSTKGDNKKGSARISYLKQSMELAVNANDRDQDAKSSQVLSESFVSESVGYVSIDSASKLVESNSQSDTIPKENPGTMIDIKECEAFPLKPEESQHLSQDGAPAVSLTSSVDLHMVTTSSEANEQVNFSVTEKVLSGEPENCQTVPPVEASNSGSFIVQQPRKQTEDTHHSPASEGPKDAVDADAAGQVLPQQCEGRILEENLTDVVNVPEFQPVLDNDAINENPSASPLAKTAAGGIMTAATPVSHPTGGVIEVGVSCASTSSEPFVKSHVTGTENAATDLGSHVISSPARKMTELQLNKTEDQNTLSLMATESPALDRNPTSSSGLNLTSDPRKAVEISETTLVSPMVVGSPSKSSLEKTAAKSSKTKSERKPRRTPKSAGKETSRKGNSVKGAAPFEHFQSAGKANAVNQSSGSSIQITHSTEKQQSLQTPVLNSFGTLSAPTTSLPDMNSTAPSSIFRRPFTDSQQVQLRAQIFVYGGLIQGTAPDEAYMISAFGGADGGRGTWEKAWRACAVRAQRMRVSSPETPLQSRAGKTETPSMSHTSSKVSSATKPIIPLSSPLWSLSTPLETLQSRSIQRGSAAAPLPSSSHAHQAASVTNIGHNTAWMSPLPYPNPWLASPQTSGFDVGSRYPAFPITESVKLTPTKESSLPYSGGKHVLSGTSGNVFKGTQTLEPANTVVAPAQHSSGTKSRKRKKMPVSVESDPSILNSLQQTEVVVSPLVSISTPVPITAAPGSLSSNTGTLASVDSISAVPLNLVSTFPGKKMKSSLQSPIFGGNLVSEVKQRSVLPADTIDKLNEAKMHAEDASALATAAVSHSEYVWKQIEQQRHAGLQPETQGRLASAAVAIAAAAAVAKAAAAAANVAANAAFQAKLMAEEASLPSVSYQGNDLHKSNDVLTQGQGTPASVLKGEGAVVSSSPFLSAAREAAKKRVEAATAATKRAENVESIVKAAELASEAVSQAGILVSMGHPPSLNKLVEVGPTNYWRQAQESEKVQPCKVGVLEKETETTSDRGFASPSTAHTELDGSVRAADGLGLGLVSATGKKTNGQKGHISADVAKHTAVVFEPEVGSKSSIDTQTESEQIMKKTNDECIKEGSHVEVFKEGPELRTAWYSANVLSLEDGKAYVLFSDLSVEQGTDKLKEWVALKGEGDEAPKIRTARSITALPYEGTRKRRRAAIGDPVWKIGDRVDSWVHDSWLEGVITEKNKNDENTVTVHFPAQGETLTIKAWNLRPSLVWKYGRWIECSTSGENICSSHEGDTPKEKRPRLGAPSPVAEGKDTKMETVVDPDLGKPPQTGVLDLGVSETTFNIGRKEGNPGPLRMKRTGLQTQGAKVIYGVPKPGKTRKFMDVSKHYISEASNQTRKQKEPAKAVKPIVPQNPGPGSWRLPSKPREKQTTTTTKPKTFKPAPKTKEKPVAAPRIIPRKDSRSTTSSNMESEDAVGQSGENKGPASTSRDPAKGTGEEQITSSSQQGQDSSSSTTTGKGKVAPTGLPKIEEAKALDDNSSKASDGMEPRRSVRRIQPTSRLLEGLQTSMMPSKIPSMSHSRSHQSQRKQ; from the exons ATGGATTATGATGACAGTGACTTTCAAAACCAGAATCTCCATTTAGCTGGTGAAGCTAACACTAAGTTTCCTCCGGTGTCTCTTCCAAGGTTTGATTTTGACGAGCATCTGAGGTTTGATAGTTTAGTCGAAACTGAGGCTTTTCTTGGTATTGAGGGTAACGAAGATAGTAACTGGATTGAGGATTTCTCTCGTGCAAGTAGTGGTGTAGTCTTTAGCTCAGCTGCAACAGAGTCTTGTGCCATTTCTAGGCATACTAATGTTTGGTCTGAGGCTACTTCCTCAGAATCCGTTGAAATGCTTTTGAATTCAGTTGGACAGGACGACCAAGTCATTgtaagagagaaagataatTCTATCAGGAAATCTGGTGAGCTAGGCTGCACAATGGATCAATTCGAGCCTGGCCTTGAGACTATTCTTTCCAAAGAGGAAACTCCCACCAACCCTTCTGTGGATGATACTCCAGGAGACTCCTGCAAGACAGATGCTGCACAGGAACAGGTCCCGCTGAAAGATGACTCACCAACTCTTGTGGAGGAGGAGCCGGAAGATAATGCCATTTTGGCTTCAAATACAGCCGCTGTGCCTGTAGAGGTTGTGGATACTGCTTGTCATGATAAGATAGGGACTGAGACAACCCATAGTCTTCTTGACCAAACCGTTGCGGAAAATAATGCAGTTTTAGCTCATGTGAGTTCTGCTGGTCTTGATTCGGTAGGAACTGAGACGACTGACAGTGTTCATAACCAAACCCTTACGGAAGAGGCATCCATGGAGGAAAACAGTGTCGTTTTACCTTCAGATACCGGGACTGTAGAGGCTGTGGATACTGGTGGTCATGCCAATATAAGAACTGAGACTACTGATAGTCTTCTTGACCAAACAGAAGACGAAGCCAACACAGAATCAAGGATGGAAATCGATTGTAGCCACGGAACTGTACAGACTGGGGTTTCTGCTAGTGGTGAGTTGAATAATCATAATCAGACCACTTTGCTTCCAGAGGTTTTCAATGATGAAAATGATATCAGCGACCACACTGCTAAGTCTGATCTGAAGGATATGGAGCTATCCGATGTCACGGTACTAGAAAGAGGGGACCAAGCTCTCTCTGCTCTTGAGGTAGCTGAACCAGACGTTTCAGGGACCCAATGCCAAGATCTTCCTGTCAGCAGTGCCAATACCAGCGGAACAGTTGAAGCATCTTTGGAACTCACTGGGGTATTACCAAATATAACAAGCAGTGAACATGAATCTACTTTTCAGACTCAGACACATACAGAGATACCTCGAGTTGAGACTTCAGAAAGTGTTCATGTTTCACTAATGGACTCAATGGTTGAATCCACATATGGTGATGTGTCTACGAAGGGTGACAATAAGAAAGGTAGTGCTCGCATATCTTATCTCAAACAAAGCATGGAATTAGCTGTCAATGCCAATGATAGAGATCAGGATGCCAAGAGCTCTCAAGTCTTGTCTGAAAGCTTTGTATCCGAGTCTGTTGGTTATGTTTCAATAGACTCTGCATCCAAGCTGGTGGAGTCAAATTCTCAGTCTGACACCATTCCAAAAGAAAATCCAG GAACTATGATTGACATTAAAGAATGTGAAGCATTTCCTCTCAAACCTGAAGAATCGCAACATCTAAGCCAAGATGGAGCACCTGCTGTCAGTCTTACATCTTCAGTAGATTTACATATGGTGACTACATCATCTGAGGCTAATGAGCAAGTCAATTTCTCTGTAACCGAGAAGGTTTTATCTGGCGAACCTGAAAATTGTCAAACTGTTCCACCCGTGGAAGCAAGTAATTCAGGGAGTTTTATTGTACAACAACCTAGGAAGCAGACTGAAGATACTCACCACTCTCCTGCCTCTGAAGGGCCAAAGGATGCAGTAGATGCTGATGCCGCTGGACAAGTTTTGCCTCAGCAGTGTGAGGGAAGAATTTTAGAAGAAAATCTAACAGACGTTGTAAACGTCCCTg AGTTTCAGCCAGTTCTGGACAACGATGCCATAAATGAAAACCCTAGCGCTAGCCCCTTGGCTAAGACTGCTGCCGGTGGGATTATGACAGCTGCGACTCCTGTTTCACACCCCACAG GTGGTGTAATTGAAGTAGGAGTGTCCTGTGCTTCTACAAGTTCTGAGCCTTTTGTAAAGTCCCATGTTACTGGAACTGAAAACGCTGCTACAGATTTAGGGTCTCATGTCATTTCTTCCCCAGCTCGTAAGATGACCGAACTACAACTTAATAAGACAGAGGATCAGAATACTTTGAGTTTGATGGCTACCGAATCTCCGGCCTTGGATAGAAACCCAACCTCCAGCAGTGGGCTGAACTTGACTTCCGATCCAAGGAAAGCAGTGGAAATTTCCGAAACTACCCTTGTCTCTCCG ATGGTTGTGGGATCTCCGTCGAAATCTAGCTTAGAGAAAACAGCTGCGAAGTCTTCGAAAACAAAATCTGAGCGTAAACCCAGGCGAACACCTAAATCTGCAGGAAAAGAGACTTCTAGAAAAGGAAATAGTGTAAAGGGGGCTGCACCTTTTGAACATTTTCAAAGTGCAGGCAAAGCAAATGCTGTTAATCAGAGTAGTGGTTCTTCTATTCAAATCACACACTCTACTGAGAAACAGCAAAGTCTTCAGACTCCTGTTCTTAATTCGTTTGGTACCCTTTCAGCCCCCACGACTAGTCTACCGGATATGAATTCTACTGCTCCCTCAAGCATTTTTCGTCGACCTTTCACTGACTCGCAACAAGTGCAACTACGCGCACAGATTTTTGTTTATGGTGGTCTGAT CCAAGGGACAGCACCCGATGAAGCTTATATGATATCTGCATTTGGTGGTGCAG ATGGTGGGAGAGGCACTTGGGAGAAAGCATGGCGTGCTTGTGCTGTGAGGGCTCAGAGAATGCGTGTTTCTAGTCCTGAAACGCCATTGCAATCACGTGCAG GGAAGACAGAGACCCCGTCAATGAGTCACACCAGTAGCAAAGTGAGTTCAGCGACGAAACCCATAATTCCACTCTCATCACCTTTATGGAGTTTGTCAACTCCCCTCGAAACTTTACAATCAAGAAGCATTCAGAGAGGTTCAGCTGCTGCACCACTGCCTTCTTCATCACATGCTCATCAAGCTGCATCAGTTACGAATATTGGACATAATACGGCTTGGATGTCCCCTCTCCCTTACCCCAACCCGTGGCTTGCTTCTCCGCAGACCAGTGGGTTCGATGTTGGTTCTCGTTACCCCGCTTTCCCGATCACGGAATCTGTAAAATTGACACCCACAAAAGAATCGTCCTTGCCTTACTCCGGCGGTAAGCATGTTCTGAGTGGAACTTCTGGCAATGTTTTCAAAGGGACACAAACACTTGAGCCAGCAAATACAGTTGTAGCACCTGCTCAACACTCCAGTGGGACGAAATCAAGGAAACGGAAGAAAATGCCAGTCTCTGTGGAGTCTGATCCAAGCATTTTGAATTCGCTACAGCAGACAGAAGTAGTTGTCTCACCTCTTGTTTCTATATCAACACCTGTACCTATTACAGCTGCTCCGGGTAGTCTGTCTTCTAACACAGGCACACTGGCCAGTGTTGATTCCATCTCTGCAGTCCCTTTGAACCTGGTATCTACGTTCCCTGGgaagaaaatgaaatcatcTTTGCAATCCCCAATTTTTGGTGGTAACCTTGTATCTGAAGTTAAGCAGAGATCTGTGCTGCCGGCAGATACCATTGATAAGCTTAATGAGGCTAAGATGCATGCAGAGGACGCTTCTGCTCTCGCTACTGCAGCCGTTAGTCACAGCGAATACGTATGGAAGCAGATAGAGCAACAGAGGCATGCTGGCCTCCAGCCAGAAACTCAAGGCAGATTAGCTTCCGCTGCTGTTGCCATAGCTGCTGCCGCTGCAGTGGCAAAGGCTGCAGCTGCCGCCGCCAATGTCGCAGCTAATGCGGCGTTTCAGGCAAAATTAATGGCTGAAGAAGCATCCCTTCCTAGTGTTTCTTATCAGGGTAATGATCTCCACAAGTCAAATGATGTACTAACTCAAGGCCAGGGTACCCCTGCTTCTGTCTTGAAGGGTGAAGGTGCAGTGGTCAGCTCCAGTCCGTTCCTTAGTGCTGCCAGAGAGGCGGCTAAGAAGAGGGTCGAGGCTGCCACAGCGGCCACCAAACGAGCTGAAAATGTGGAGTCTATTGTTAAGGCAGCAGAACTGGCATCAGAGGCGGTTTCACAAGCTGGAATACTTGTTTCAATGGGCCATCCTCCGTCGCTCAATAAGCTGGTGGAGGTGGGTCCAACTAATTATTGGAGGCAGGCTCAAGAATCTGAGAAAGTGCAGCCTTGTAAAGTGGGTGTATTAGAAAAAGAAACTGAGACTACTAGTGATAGAGGTTTTGCTAGTCCCAGCACTGCGCATACTGAGTTGGATGGCTCCGTGAGAGCAGCTGATGGTCTAGGTCTAGGTCTAGTTTCTGCCACTGGAAAGAAAACAAATGGACAGAAAGGTCATATAAGTGCAGACGTGGCTAAACACACTGCTGTAGTTTTCGAGCCAGAAGTTGGGTCAAAATCTTCGATTGACACCCAGACTGAAAGTGAGCAgattatgaaaaaaacaaacgaCGAGTGCATCAAGGAAGGTTCTCATGTAGAG GTTTTCAAGGAAGGACCTGAATTAAGAACCGCATGGTACTCTGCCAATGTATTGAGCTTAGAGGATGGGAAAGCTTATGTGTTGTTCAGTGACCTTTCTGTAGAACAAG GAACAGATAAGCTGAAGGAGTGGGTAGCCCTCAAAGGTGAAGGTGATGAGGCCCCGAAAATAAGAACTGCTCGTTCTATTACTGCCCTGCCATATGAAGGAACCAGGAAGAGGCGTAGAGCTGCCATTGGGGATCCTGTTTGGAAAATTGGAGATAGGGTAGACTCGTGGGTTCATGACAG TTGGTTGGAGGGTGTTATCACGGAGAAGAACAAAAATGATGAAAATACAGTGACTGTGCATTTTCCAG CACAAGGAGAGACTTTGACTATCAAAGCTTGGAATCTTCGTCCTTCTCTTGtatggaaatatggaaggtGGATTGAATGTTCTACTTCAGGAGAAAACATCTGCTCGTCACATGAG GGTGATACTCCAAAGGAGAAGCGTCCTAGACTAGGAGCTCCATCTCCTGTGGCTGAAGGAAAAGACACGAAAATGGAAACTGTAGTTGATCCGGATTTAGGTAAACCGCCTCAGACTGGTGTTCTCGACCTCGGTGTTTCAGAGACTACATTTAACATCGGGAGAAAGGAGGGCAATCCTGGTCCACTCCGAATGAAGAGAACCGGTTTGCAAACGCAGGGAGCAAAAGTGATCTATGGTGTCCCTAAACCTGGAAAGACAAGGAAGTTCATGGACGTGAGCAAACACTACATTTCAGAGGCGAGCAATCAAACTCGGAAACAGAAGGAACCAGCTAAGGCTGTGAAACCAATTGTGCCCCAAAATCCAGGACCAGGGAGCTGGAGATTGCCTTCTAAACCGAGAGAAAAacagacaacaacaacaacgaagCCCAAGACTTTCAAACCTGCGCCCAAGACCAAAGAGAAGCCGGTTGCTGCACCTAGGATAATTCCCCGCAAGGACTCTCGTAGTACAACATCCTCAAATATGGAATCTGAAGATGCCGTTGGTCAGAGTGGAGAGAACAAAGGTCCTGCATCAACTTCCAGGGATCCAGCCAAGGGAACAGGGGAAGAGCAAATCACATCATCTTCACAACAAGGCCAAGATAGTTCCTCCTCGACCACTACTGGGAAAGGGAAAGTGGCTCCTACTGGGTTACCCAAGATTGAAGAGGCCAAGGCGTTGGATGATAATTCTTCAAAAGCATCAGATGGAATGGAACCACGTAGATCTGTCCGCAGGATTCAGCCAACTTCTAGA CTACTTGAAGGTCTGCAAACATCGATGATGCCCTCAAAGATTCCTTCCATGTCACACAGCAGAAGTCACCAAAGTCAAAGGAAACAGTAA